The sequence below is a genomic window from Planctomycetota bacterium.
CGAAATTGACCATGAACGGCGGCGGCGCCGTCCGCTTGAGAAACGTGTACAGGCTGCGCCGGTAGAGCGCGGGCCCGGAGTCGCGCACGTACTTCGCCGTGTTGCTGCCGGCGAACCCGACCGGCTCCCAGATGTTGTCGGGCTGGTAAGGGCGCACGCCGCGGCCGCCGAACGTGCGGTCGAGCAGCCCCGACAGCGCCAGCGCGTTGTCGCGGATCAGCTCGGCGTCGAGGCGGATCCGCGGGCCGCGCGCGAGGAGCCGATTCTCCGGATCGGCCGCGAGCTGGGCCGGCTCGACGACGGCCGAGCGGAGAAACGCCCGGCTGGTCACGATCAGCTGCACCATCCGCCGCGTGTCCCAGCCGCCGTCGCGGTACTCGCACGCCAGCCAGTCGAGCAGTTCGGGGTGGCTGGGCGCCTCGCCCTGGAGGCCGAAGTCCTCGCTCGTCTTTACCAGCCCCGTCCCGAAGAACTGCTGCCACAGCCGGTTGGCGGCGACGCGCGGCGTGAGCGGCTGGCGTGGCGCCATGATCCACTGGGCGAGGTCGAGGCGGTTGGGGACGTCGCCGGTGGCCACCAGCAGCGGCGGGAGGAAGCCGGGCGTCGCACGCTGGACCTTCGCGCCGGGCTTGTCGTAGGCCCCGCGCTGCATGACGAAGCTCTCGCGCATCGTCGGCAGGTCGTTGAACACGAACGTCCGCGCCAGCCCCTTCTCGAGCTCCTCACGCCGCGCCGTCGCCGTGCGGAGGAGGGACACCGCCTCGGCGAGCGCCGCGGTGCGCTCGCCCCACACCTGCGCCAGCCAATGCCGGCGCACGCGCGCCTGCTCCGCCGCGTCGGTCGTCTTCTCGATCCCCTGCTTGACCAGGCCGCGGAGGTCGCCGGGAACGTCGTCGAGCTTGTCCTTGCCGGTGCGCTCCTGCCACCAGGCCGCCAGCGACCGGGCCGGGTCGCGAGCCGGATCGGAGACGGCGACGATGCCGAGGGCATCCCAGCGCACGTGGCCGCCGAATTGCGTCAGCGCGAACCCTTCCAGTTTCGTCCCCGGGGCGAGCCCGACCTGCTCCGGCGCGATCGTGAGTTTCCGCCAGCCCCCCGGCTCCGGCAGGGGCCCGGCATGGAACCGCGACGGCTTCCCCGCCTCCCCCCAGTCGATCGCCGCCGGATCGCCCCACACCGCGCGGTGGTTCCAGCTGCCGGCGTGGAACTGGAGCATCACCGACTTCGGCGGAGCGGCCGGGTCGAGCCAGACATGGGCGACGATCTCGGCACCGACCGGGATCACGAGCGGCTCGGCGCCCGACTGGTAGAAGTCCTGGCCGATGCCGGTGGCGGTCCGGTCGAGGCAGCGCCGGCCGGAGTGGACGGCGCCCGGCTCACTGCCCTCGAACCACGCCAGCGGGGCGCCGGCCGACTGGACAGCCGCTCCGGCAGGAAAGTCGTCGTCGAGCCAGACCGTCTCGGTGCGCACCGGCTCGGGGCGCGGGTCGGCGGTCGCCGGATCGGCGTAGGCCACCGCGTCGAGCGCCGTCTCCAGCCCCTGGCGCAGACCCGGCAAACGGGCGTCGAGATCGGCCAGCTCGCGCTGTTCGTCGGCGGTGGGCAGCGTGATCGTCGGGGCGGTGGTGAGGATGTTGCCGTCGAACCCGGGATCGGCGGCCGAATTGAAGAACGCGTACAGCGAGTAGAACTCGCGCTGCGAGAGGGGATCGAACTTGTGGTCGTGGCACACGGCGCACTGCCCCGTCAGCCCCATCCACGCCTGGACCATCGTCGCCGTGCGGTCGACGGCGTAGCGGAACAGCAACTCGTCGTTGATCGAGCCGCCTTCGCTGGTGGTGACGTTTGAGCGCGAGAACCCGGTGGCCGTCTGCTGGGCCGTCGTCGCCCCGGGCAGGAGGTCGCCGGCGAGCTGCCAGATCGTGAACGTGTCGAAGGGGAGGTTCTGTTTGAAGGCCTCGACGACCCAGTCGCGGTAGGCCCACATCTGCCGCTCGTTGTCGAGGTGGAGACCGTGGGTGTCGGCGTAGCGCGCCGCGTCGAGCCAGTGGCGCGCCATCTCCTCGCCATGGTGGGGGCTGGCGAGGAGCCGCTCGACGAAGCGATCGACGGCGTCCGCGGCCGGATCGGCGACGAACGCTTCGACTTCCGCCGGAGTCGGGGGCAGCCCGACCAGCGCGAACGACAGCCGCCGGGCGAGCACGCGCCGGTCGGCCGGCGGATTGACCGGCAGCCCCTCCTCCGCCAGCCGCGTTTCGAGGAACCGGTCGATCGGGTTGGCCACACCGGCCGGCCCGGCAGGGACCGGCGGGCGCGACAGCGGCCGGAACGACCAATGCGGTTCGAATGCGGCGCCGGCGGCGATCCAGCGCTCGAGGAGGTCCTGCTGGGCGGGGGTGAGCGATTTGTTGGTGTGCGGCGGCGGCATCACCACGTCGGCGTCGGTGGCCCGGATCCGCGCCACCAGGGCGCTGGCCGCCGGCTGGCCGGGGACGACGGCGACGACGCCGCTGGCCAGGGCCGTCGTCGCCGCGGCCCCGTCGTCGAGCCGCAGCCCGGCCTCCTGCTTGGCCGGCCCGTGGCAGGCGTAGCAGGTGTCGGCGAGGAGCGGGCGGATGTCGCGGTCGAAGTGAACGGGTTTTTCCGCCGCCAGGCCGGTGGCCGCGAGGAGGGCCGCGGGGAGCCCGAGAAGACACGCCGTCGCCGTGGCCGACGACGGCCAGCGACGGCTTCGTCCACGGACAATCAGACGCCGTTCGGCCATGGTCGTGCCCCGGGACCCCTGATCTGTCGAAACCGCACCCCGCCGTCGGCCGCGCCTGCCGGCGACCTGGCAGATCGACGACCTCCGCCGATGTCGCGGCGGAGTCCCGAGCTCCGGAGACTTCGTTTGCGGATCGCCCTGCGGGACGGGCGACCGACCCCGACCGGGAAGCTCGAAAGTTTCCCCCCGGGAACGTGGTTTGGCAAGGAATCAAAGACCGTTGCCG
It includes:
- a CDS encoding DUF1553 domain-containing protein; translation: MAERRLIVRGRSRRWPSSATATACLLGLPAALLAATGLAAEKPVHFDRDIRPLLADTCYACHGPAKQEAGLRLDDGAAATTALASGVVAVVPGQPAASALVARIRATDADVVMPPPHTNKSLTPAQQDLLERWIAAGAAFEPHWSFRPLSRPPVPAGPAGVANPIDRFLETRLAEEGLPVNPPADRRVLARRLSFALVGLPPTPAEVEAFVADPAADAVDRFVERLLASPHHGEEMARHWLDAARYADTHGLHLDNERQMWAYRDWVVEAFKQNLPFDTFTIWQLAGDLLPGATTAQQTATGFSRSNVTTSEGGSINDELLFRYAVDRTATMVQAWMGLTGQCAVCHDHKFDPLSQREFYSLYAFFNSAADPGFDGNILTTAPTITLPTADEQRELADLDARLPGLRQGLETALDAVAYADPATADPRPEPVRTETVWLDDDFPAGAAVQSAGAPLAWFEGSEPGAVHSGRRCLDRTATGIGQDFYQSGAEPLVIPVGAEIVAHVWLDPAAPPKSVMLQFHAGSWNHRAVWGDPAAIDWGEAGKPSRFHAGPLPEPGGWRKLTIAPEQVGLAPGTKLEGFALTQFGGHVRWDALGIVAVSDPARDPARSLAAWWQERTGKDKLDDVPGDLRGLVKQGIEKTTDAAEQARVRRHWLAQVWGERTAALAEAVSLLRTATARREELEKGLARTFVFNDLPTMRESFVMQRGAYDKPGAKVQRATPGFLPPLLVATGDVPNRLDLAQWIMAPRQPLTPRVAANRLWQQFFGTGLVKTSEDFGLQGEAPSHPELLDWLACEYRDGGWDTRRMVQLIVTSRAFLRSAVVEPAQLAADPENRLLARGPRIRLDAELIRDNALALSGLLDRTFGGRGVRPYQPDNIWEPVGFAGSNTAKYVRDSGPALYRRSLYTFLKRTAPPPFMVNFDAPNREQFCARRERSNTPLQALQLLNDVQHVEAARALAARALAEGGADDSARIGWLFRTVLARDPESDEAAVVATTLAAHRARYATDAEAARKLVSHGESKPPEGMAVEELAAYTLLANLLLNLDETLSRN